From one Lotus japonicus ecotype B-129 chromosome 3, LjGifu_v1.2 genomic stretch:
- the LOC130744788 gene encoding uncharacterized protein LOC130744788: protein MDTLVYSMELAQQFGASLVSDLMLPDLVTWNRELINFICCPPLARAILAIPLPLVPHDDVLYWPFSPDGHYSTKSGYQYLHRGAEAAVASSSQVPSLPRADWRKLWKADALPRCRETGWRACLEVLPVRASLYARGLVPDPICPRCLAAPETTHHALLFCPTVQPIWFARSLGFRLAHECRVHEFVSDFMQVADESSFGVFHTLLYAIWSARNELCFKDKASTLEQILNHASSLTPLPPLEVPMVPQLHLPHAWSRPPPGTFKLNFDAAMAPNGDAGFGVVARNFRGEVAGVRVLLAWSSIIFFGCRGALFLLGYRFGYGAWVSAHCV, encoded by the coding sequence ATGGATACTTTGGTGTATAGTATGGAGCTTGCTCAACAATTTGGAGCCTCCCTTGTGTCTGATCTCATGCTGCCAGACCTGGTGACATGGAACAGAGAGCTGATCAATTTCATTTGTTGCCCGCCGTTGGCGCGTGCGATTTTGGCAATCCCATTGCCTCTTGTTCCTCATGACGATGTTCTGTACTGGCCTTTCTCTCCAGATGGTCACTACTCAACAAAGTCAGGGTACCAATACCTTCATCGTGGTGCTGAAGCTGCGGTTGCATCTTCTTCTCAGGTGCCCTCTCTTCCGCGTGCGGATTGGAGGAAGCTTTGGAAAGCTGACGCACTTCCTCGATGTCGTGAAACGGGGTGGAGGGCATGCCTTGAAGTCCTTCCGGTGAGGGCCTCCCTTTATGCGCGCGGTTTGGTCCCTGACCCGATATGCCCGCGGTGTTTGGCAGCTCCGGAAACGACCCATCATGCTTTGTTGTTTTGTCCGACGGTGCAACCAATCTGGTTTGCTAGATCCCTTGGTTTTCGCCTAGCTCATGAGTGCCGTGTGCACGAATTTGTCTCTGATTTTATGCAGGTTGCAGATGAGTCCAGCTTTGGAGTCTTTCATACCCTGCTCTATGCAATTTGGAGTGCCCGTAATGAGCTTTGTTTCAAGGACAAGGCATCCACTTTGGAGCAGATTCTGAATCATGCATCTTCACTCACACCGCTGCCACCATTGGAGGTTCCTATGGTACCACAGCTTCACCTACCCCACGCTTGGTCTCGTCCACCACCGGGCACGTTCAAGTTAAATTTTGATGCGGCGATGGCTCCTAATGGTGACGCTGGTTTCGGTGTTGTAGCTCGGAATTTTCGTGGCGAGGTTGCTGGCGTCCGCGTGCTTCTCGCATGGTCCAGCATCATCTTCTTTGGTTGCAGAGGGGCTCTCTTTCTGTTGGGCTATCGGTTTGGCTATGGAGCTTGGGTTTCGGCGCATTGTGTTTGA